TTCACCGCCGCGCTGGAACACATCCACGTCAACCTCAACCACAACAGCTCGCTGCCGCCGTCACCGCGCTGACCACGTTTCAGTCCCGACCACACGGGAATAGGTGACATATCACCTATGTTGCAGTGCGCGAACGCACGAAACACGCAGACGAAACGGAGCGCACTCATGGGACAACTCGACGGCAAGACAGCACTGGTCACCGGGGGAAACTCGGGCATCGGGCTGGCCTCGGGCAAGCGGCTCGCCGCAGAAGGCGCGTACGTCTTCATCACCGGCCGTGACCGCACCCGCCTCGACGAGGCCGCTGCGACGATCGGCGCCCAGGCCGTGCAGAGCGACATCAGCAAGCCCGAAGACCTCGACCGCCTGGCCGACGAGATCGCCAAGCACGGCAAGGGACTCGACATCCTGTTCGCCAACGCCGGCGGCGGCGACTTCGCCACCCTCGAACAGGTCACTCCGCGGCACTACGGCGACAACTTCGACCGCAATGTCGCCGGCACCGTGTTCACCGTGCAGAAGATGCTGCCGCTGCTCAACGAGGGCGCGTCGATCGTGCTCACGGGGTCCACCGCCGCCGCCGAGGGCGATGCGGCGTTCGGGCTCTACGCCGCGTCGAAGGCGGCCATCCGGTCGTTGGGCCGCACCTGGGCAGCCGAGTTGGCCGGCCGCAAGATCCGCGTCAACACCCTCATCCCCGGCCCCGTCGACACCCCCGGGCTCGCCGGGCTAGCCCCCGACGAGGAGCGGCAGAGTCTGCACGACAGCCTGGCCGCGCAGACGCTGATGAAGCGGCTCGGCCACCCTGACGAGATCGCCGCCGCGGTGCTGTTCCTGGCGTCCGACCAGAGCAGCTTCATGACCGCGGCCTCACTCGTCGTGGACGGCGGGCAGATCAAGCTCTGACACTCGCGGGATTGTCGTACCCCGTCTCTACAGTCCCGGACATGAACAGCGACACCATCGACACCACAGCGCCCAAGCCGGTGGCCAGGCGGCGTCCGGCCGACGTCGTGCCGGCTCGTCCTCGGCCGGTCACGACGGTCGCGGTCGTGGTCGCCGGACGCGGCGGTGAAGCTCGCTACTCGGCGTGTTCGGCGACGCGCAGCTGGACCGGCGCGGTGACGGTCGATTCGGCCGAGACCGCGATCCTCGATGTGATGCGGCTGGTCCGTGCCGAGTCGCCGGCGACCGCACGGCTGCGGTTCGTCGTGCAGTTGCCGCCGCGCAGCACGCTGTGGGCGCTGCGCGACGAGATCCCGGTGCTGATGCCGGGGGTGTGCATCGAGCGGCCGACGCTCGCGGACGACGCGTTGATGACGGCCGCGCGCACCGGGCTGCTGCGTCGGCCGGCCACGCAGGCGCCGGTGACGGTGGCGACGGACGGCTCGGTGCGCGGCAAGGTGACCGGATACGGCTGGCTGGCGTCGACGGGCGAGTACGGGCTGATGGGATTTCGCCACTCGCGCAAGCAGATTGGGCCGAGGGTCGTGCTGGTCGCCGAGCTGCGGGCGATCGCGAAGGCGGTGCAGTATCTGCGCGGCCGCGACATCACGGTGCTCAGCGACAGCAAGCTGGCGATCGCGATGGTGCAACGCTGGAAGGCCGGCGACGACGTGCTGCCCGACGGCTACAGCCTGATCCGGGAGAGCGGCAAAACTCCAGGACTGGTGACAGCCCAGCGGATGATCTACGCCGAGCGCGACCGGATCCATCCGGTGTGGGTCAAGGCGCACACCGGAGAGCCGCTCAACGAGGGCGCCGACGCCCTGGCCCGGCTGGCGTCGCGGTACGTGCTCGGCGACAGCGGACTCGACAGCGCCGAATACCGCCGTCGCGCCGAGGATCTCGCCGAAACCTTCGCGGCCGAGTTCACGCGGCGCAGGTCCGCCTGATCAGCGGGTCAGACGCACGGCGCCGAGGGAGCGGAGCACCCCGTCGGTGAGCCGCTGGGCGAAGTCGGTCGGGAAATCTTCGTCGAGGATGACTCCCTTGAAGTAGAGGGGGCCGCCGAACATGTCCTGGGCCATTTCGGGGTCGCTGTCGGGGGCGATCTCGCCACGATCCATCGCCCGCTGAAACATCGCGGCACCGGCGGCCCGCCGGGGCTCGATGAACTTCTCGGTGATGACGGCGTCGAGGTCGGGTGATCGCCGGCGCTCTGCGACCAGTGCTCTGATGACGTTGCGTACCAACGGATTCTTCAGCACGTTGATGGCGTCTTCGGCGACTGCGCGCAGGTCTCCGGCCAGGCTCCCGGTGTCCGGGGGCAGGACGGCTTCCGTCGCGTAGCGCCCGACCAGGTCGATCAGCATCTCCTTTTTGGAGTGCCACCGTCGGTACAGGGCCGCTTTCCCGACACCCGCGCGTTCGGCGACCTTGTCCATGGTCAGACCCTCATATCCGCAACCGCCCAGCTCACCGAAGAACGCGGCGATGATCGCCTCGGTCTTCTCCGGTCGCAGAACGGCGGCACCGGCCGGGGGTCTGGCTCGCATACGGCCAGTTTAGCTGCGTCGGCACTCACCAGTTCCGACGCACGTGTACGCTGAGGATACGACGGAACGAAATAGTTCCGTTCTAACGCGCGCCAGGAACGCGCTCCACATCCGACCAGGAGGAAGTACCCGCATGACTGCTCCCAACGATCTGGTGATCGCCGAGTTCCGCGCCAACGGCGGAGCCGTCGTCGAGGCCATGGGCGGCCACTTCAAGGAGGTGCACCTCCTTCTGCTGCACCACACCGGAACGCGCACCGGCCGGCGGTACGTCACACCGCTGATCTACGTCGCCGACGGTGACTCGTACGTCCTGGTCGGCTCCAACGGTGGGGCCGCCAAGGAACCCGCGTGGGTCGCCAACCTCGCCGCCGTGCCCGAGACCGTCGTCGAAGTCGGTGAGCGAACGCTCACGGTGCGGCCGACGGTCCTGCGCGCGGGTCCGGAGTGGGATCGGCTGCACCGCTTGGCAGTTGACTACTGGCCCGACCTCGTCGAGTACCAGTCCCACACCGATCGCACGTTCCCGCTGGTCGTGCTGACACCGCTCACCGGGTAGACGGTCCCGGGCGTGAGTCCGCGTGACCGTACTCAGGGCGTCACGAGAATCGCGACGTCGCTGTGCAATTGAGCAAGCCCTTCGTCGAGTGTGGCCAGTCGACCCGTGCGACTCCTCGCGAGCGCCGCCAGATACGCGTCCGTCACTTGCCGGTGCCCGATGATCCCGGCGGTGTCGATCTCTGCGTAGGACAACGAGTCCGGCCAAAACTCATGCCGGTCGCTGGCGGCCAAGGTCGTGACGACTTCCTGAGCCACAGCCACAGTCTGGCCAGCCCGAATGAGGAACCGGACCAAACTCCCCTCGGTGATCGGGCACGTCGCGATCGCGAGGTCGCTTGCCGCCAACCACTCCGCTGCCCGGTCGTGGTGGACATGGTCAGCGACGACGAGCGCAATGAGCACGTTGGCGTCGAGCAGTGCAGTGGTCACTCGTCTTCCAAGGAACGGACGTCCTCGGACGTCACCACGGTTCCCACGCTGATCACGGGCAATCCCGTCCGAGGATGCTTGGCAAGCGATGACACACCACCTGCTGCCAGACCGCGGCGCATGAGGTCAGCCACGGTCTGACTCAACGACCGGCGGGTGTCGCGCGCGATCGCGAGAGCCTGTTTATGCAGGTCATCCGGCAAGTCGATGGTGGTACGCATATCGCATCTTAGCATCAGTGCATCAAGATGCATCGATGTAGAGCTGTTACGCCGACGGCGCCCACGACTGCCGCAACAGCGCACACGCCTGCTGAAAACGCGCCCATTCCGCGGCTGTCGGACGCACCGCAAAGTCCGCCAACGCTTCGGAACCCACCTCCATCCCCGGCGCGAGGGGCGCCAGCATCCCGGCCAACGTGGCAATTTGACCGGCCGGACTGTCTTCATAACTCTCGAAAACCCGCTTGGCGATCCATGATTCGGCAAGGTCCACGCCCCCGACCAGATCGAGTTCCGGGACGCGCATCGCGCTGCCGCATGCGGCGACGTGGTTCTCGTAGCGATCGTCCCACCGTTCGGTGCGCCAACCCGACCACAAGTCCGGCAGCGCCTCGAAGAAGCCCATTGTGTCGGCGGTCTGCCAGGCGCCGATCGTCTTGTTGGGTACATCGATGTGCGCACCACCCTCCGGGATCTTCTTCAGCCGGATCCGGCTGATCCCGGGACCGGGCAACTTGTCCAGCAGCGCCGGGCCATGCCAAGCCTTACTCAGATGCCACCACAACGGCCAGAACCGGAGCCGACCGTCGCTGTCGACGACAGAGATCAAATGACACAGGTGGTTTCGCCCCCGGGCCAGCCGCAACGTCGGATCCCGGCCCCACTTCGACGGCCACAACTGCGCGCCGACGTACTTCGCGAGCTCGGAGGTCCGAAATCGATGAGGGCCCCGCCGTCGACCCACGACGCGTCGGTCCATTCGTCCTTGTGACACTTGCGAAGCGAATTCACGTATCGCCGCGCGAGATCGGGGCCGCCGATCAACGCGTCGAGCAGCCGACACCCGCCCCAGTGCGAGTAGTACAGCTTCCAATCCCGGTTCTCGACCACGACGACGTTAGCTCGGTTTCCCCATATCCTTTCCCGATCGCCCAGACGCGGATGCGTCGCTGCTGCGAGTCTCGGATGGCGCCCCGACAAAATCACCTCACCCGACCCGAGCCTGGGGATAACTAGGGCGTTGTCCACAACCTCCGCCCCACCCCGCCCGAAGGTCGGCCGCGTGCCTTATGTTGGACCATCGCGTCGAGACAATCGAGGGACATCGAGGACACCGGGTGGACGACACCGCCGACAACGGGGGGCTTGCGGCCGCCGACCTGCTCGAACTCAATCGCGACCTGCAGTCCAGCCCGACGATCCGGCTGCTGGCCACCACCAACCTGAGCTCCTACGCCACGCTGATGGAGCGCCACCTGTCCGACGGGGTGAGCACCGAGACCGAGCTCGTCGTGCGGCTGGAACGCGACCTCGACGATCTCGGGCATCCCGACGGGCAGTCCGGGCTGGCGCTGATCAAGTCGTGGGCGAGCCAGGGCTGGCTGCATCGCATCGTCGATCCGCGCACCGACCAGAACGTCTGCTACCTGACCCAGGAGGCGCGCCGGGCGCTGGACTTCCTGCGTGGGATGCGCCGCCAGGACACCATCGCGACGGGCGGCTCGATCCAGGGCATCGCGTCGCGGCTCAAGCAGGTCGCGATCCGGGTCGGCAGCGACCCGGCCCGCGTCCGCAAGCACATCGAGGCCGAAATCGCCGCTCTGCAAGCCGAACTCGACGAACTCGACGCCGGCGAACGCCCGCAGCCCGACGTCACCGACGCCTACGACGAGGCCCGCGCGATCGCGCTGCAGATGGAACGGCTGATCACCGACATCGGCCAGTACGGCACGATGATCGAGCAGGCCACCGCCGCGCTCGACGAGCCGATCGACAGCAACGTGGCCTACCGCGACCGGCAGCGCCAGATGTACGCCGACTACCAGGCGGCATGGGATTCGCAGGGCCGCGACAGCCACCGCGCGTTCCTGCGGATGATCAACGACCCCGACCAGCGCGCCGAGTTCGAGGCCGACGTTGCCGCGGTCGCCGAGGCGCTGCCCGCGCTGGATCCGGCGCTGCGCAAGGTGATGGCCGGATTCTTCGAACTCGTGGGCCACCAGATCGACGAGGTCGAGCGGATCCAGCAGCGGTGCGCGCAGCGGGTCAAGCGGTTCACCGCGTTCGGCACGCTCGAGCAGAGCCGCGGGGTGGCCCGCCAGCTCAACGAGGCGATCGGCGCGGCCCGCGCCCTGCTGAAGTCATCGCTGACCGATTCGCGGCTCGACATCGACGTCCCGCTGGCCCGGCACGCGATCAGTTCCGTTGGGGCGCTGAGCTTCAAGATCGGCGACCTGTCCAACCCGAAGCCGGCCGTCGCCGCCGAGGGTGAGGTCGACCTGACCAGCTTCGCGGCGCTGACGACGCAGGTGGACGCGCCCGCGATGTCGGAGATGCTCAACGCCGCGGTCAGCTCGGGCCCGGTGTCGCTGCCCGAGGCCGTTGCAATGCTGGACAATGCATACCTCGGCCACGTCATCGTGCTGTGGTCATGGGCGTTGAAGCAGCCGAATGGGGTTGCGGCCGCGGGTAAGTCGACGACGGTGCGGTTCCGCTCCCTGGACGGCCCCGACCGCGAGATCGACGTGCCCGACCTGTTGTTCACCGAACCCATCACCACCCTGGCAGGAGTCACGCAGTGACCGCTGAGCCCGAGGTCGACTTCAGCTCGCTGCCGGAAGTCGACCAGAACGCCCGTCCCCCGCACCAGCGCCGCCCGCGCTTCGACGGCGACGTCTCCGAACTGCCCGACCGCGCGTGCTGGGCGCTGCAGCACCTGCTGACCCGGCGCTACATCAGCGCCGACGCCGACAGCGACATCTACTCGTGGGTGCTGGAGTACCGCGACCAGCTCAGCGTGCGGCTCTCCGAACTGGACCTGATCATGCGCATCGTCGACGGGACCGACGTCGCGTTCGTCGAGCAGGCCCGCTACGAATCCGCCAGGGGCATCAAGCTTCTGCGCCGCGAGCCGCTGGGCACCTACGACTCGATCCTGGCGCTGCACCTGGCGCAGATGATGCGGGCGTCGGGCGGGCAGGCGGTGCTGATCAGCCGCGAGGAGATGCACGGCCTGTTCTCCGGGGTGCTCAACGACACCGACCGCGACGCGGTGACCTTCGCCGCGCGCATCGACGGCGCGATCGCCCGGCTGGCCGGGCTGGAGATCCTGCGCCGCAGCCGCGACGACGAGGACAGCTACACGATCAGCCCGGTGATCACCGCGATCATGACCGCGTCGGTGATCACCGAACTCCAGCAGCAATTCGAGCAGCTGCTGAGCGGCGGCGCACCCGCAGAGGAAGAACCCGAAAATGACTGAACAGTTCCACCTGTCCCGGCTGCAGGTCATCAACTGGGGCGTGTTCGACGGGTACCACTCGATTCCGTTCAGCGCGGGCGGCGCGCTGATCGCCGGCGCGTCGGGCAGTGGGAAATCGTCTCTGCTGGACGCGATCTCGCTGGGCTTCCTGCCGTTCAACCGGCGCAACTTCAACGCCTCGGGCGACAACACCGCGGCGGGGTCGAGCGCGGGCCGGCGCACCGTCGACAAGTACGTGCGCGGCGCGTGGGGCCAGCGCAGCGACGGCGGCACCAGCCGGGTTATGTACCTGCGCGGCGAGGGCACCGCGTGGTCGGCGGTCGCGGTGACCTACACCGGGGACTCCGGGCGCACCGTCACGGGCCTGGTGCTCAAGTGGCTGACCGGAGAGTCGCGCAACGACTCGTCGAGCCGGTTCGTCATCGGCGACGGCGACCTCGACATCGAGGACGTCTGCAACCGCTGGGCGGCAGGGCGTTTCGATACCGGCGTGTTCAAGGACGGCGGCTGGCGGTTCACCACGAAGGTGGAGTCGCAGTACCTGGCGCAGCTGTACGCGACGATCGGCATCCGCGCCTCCGACGCCGCGCAGCAGCTGCTCGGCAAGGCGAAGTCGCTGAAAAGCGTTGGCGGGCTGGAGCAGTTCGTCCGCGACTTCATGCTCGACGAACCGGAGAGCCTGGCCCGGCTGCCGGAGGCGCTCAAGCAGATCGACCCACTGGTGGAGGCCCGCGAGCTGTTGGCCGTCGCGCAACGCAAGCGCAAGATCCTCGGCGACATCGACAAGATCCAGCAGCGCTACGCCTCGGAGTCGACGGATCTGGGCATCATCGACCTGGTCGACCTGCCGATGGTGCGCGCCTACACCGACCATGTGCGGCTCGCGCAGTGCCCGGGGCAGATCGCGCAGCTCGACACCACGATCGAGCAACTCGACAACGAGTACGAGGACGTCACCCGGTCACTGAATCTGGCCAAGGCCGAGGCGGATTCGCTCAACGCGCAGATCAGCGGGTCGAGTGCGAGCATCGGGCCGCTGCAGTCGCAGGTGACGGCGGCCGAGACCGAGGCCGAGCAGGTGTCGCGGCGGCGCGGCGCCTGCGAGGACATGCTGACCGCGCAGGGCCTCGACGTCCCGGAGACCGCCGAGGACTTCTGGAACTTGCGCGAGGAGCTGCTCGCCGAGGCCACCGAGCTGCTGGCCAAGGTGGAACGCAACCGCGAGGCCTCCACCGACGCCGAGTACGCGCAGAAGGCGGCGCGCATCACCCGCGACGACGCGGCCAAGGAGCTCAAGCGCGTCGAGCACGTCGGATCGGCGCTGCCGGAGTTCGCGCTGGTGATGCGCGAGCAGATCAGCGCCGCGGTCGGGGTGGACCCGAGCGAGCTGCCGTACATCGCCGAGCTTTTGGATCTGCGGCCCGACCAGACCCGGTGGCGCACCGCGGTGGAGAAGGTGCTGCGCGGCGCCGGGTTGCGGCTGCTGGTGCCGGATCAGCACTGGGATGCGGTGCTGCGGTTCGTCAACGAGACGAATATGCGGGGCCGGCTGCAGCTGCACCACGTGCGGGCCCGCTTCCTCGGCGCCGAGCCGGTCGATCCGGAGCCGAACACCCTGGCGGGCAAGCTGTTCGCGGTCGACCCGGCGCACCCGTGCGCGGCCGAGGCCGTCGACGTGGTGACGTCGGCGGGCGATCACGTGTGCGTCGACACCCCCGACGTGTTCGCGCGGTTCCGTCGCGCGGTCACCGACACCGGCCTGTACAAGGACAGCGACCGGTTGGCGGTCAAGGACGACCGTCGTCCGCTCAAGCAGTCCGACTACCTGTACCAGGGCGACGTGTCGGCGAAGATCAATGCGCTGACGATGGATCTGGCCGCCGCCGAGGAGGCCTACCAGAAGGCCCGCCGCGTCGCCGACGACATCGCCGCGCAGCGCCAGCAGTGGCGGGACCGGGCCGCGGCGTGCAAGGCGATCTGCGAGCAGTTCCCGCAGTGGAGCCAGATCGACATCGAGACCGCCGACGGGCACGCCGACCGGCTGCGCGAGCAGTACGAGCTGCTGATGGCCGACCATCCCGACATCGAGGCGCTCAATGCGCGCGCCGACGAATGCTGGTCGCAGATCCAGACATTGATGACCCGGCGCGGCGCGATCCAGACGCGTCGCGACGACCTCGACGCGCGTCGCACCGCGGTGCTAGAGCTCTCGGAGCGGCTGTCGCCGGCGTTCGTGTCCGAGCCGCTGACCGAGTTGTTGACGCGGTATGCCGCGCAGTTGCCGGTGTCGCTCGAGTTGCTCGACCCCGAGCCGCACCGGGATGCGTTGTTCACCGCGATCAAGAAGGAGCGCGAACAGTTGCGGGAGAGCCGCCGTCGCTCCTACGACGAGCTGGCGCGCATCCTCAACACGTTCGACACCGCGTTCCCCGACGCGATCCCGAACGACAGCGACAATTTCGACGAGCGGGTGCACGACTACGTCGCGCTGTGCCGGCACATCGACGAACGCGAGCTGCCCGAAGCCTACGAGCGGATGATGCGGCTGGTGACCGAGCAGGCGCCCGACGCGATCCTGACGCTGCACCGGGTCGCCGAGCAGGAGGCGCGGCGCATCGCCGAGCAGATCGACCGGGTCAACACCGGTCTGGGCGCGGTCGAGTTCAACCGCGGCACCCGGCTGACGCTGCGGGCCACGCCGCGGTCGCTGACCGCGGTGTCGGAGCTGACCGAGATCGTGCGGGCGATCTCGCGGCGCATCGCCGAGGTGGGGCTGGGCGACAAGCAGGCGATCCTCGACCAGTACGCCGACATCCTCCGGCTGCGCAACCGGCTGGCGTCGACGGCGCCGGAGGACAAGGCGTGGACGCGCGACGCGCTGGATGTGCGCAACCGGTTCACGTTCGACTGCGCGGAATGGGATGTGTCATCCGACGAGCTGATCCGCACGCACTCGAATGCCGGCGACAACTCCGGTGGTGAGCAGGAGAAGCTGATGGCGTTCTGCCTCGCGGGCGCGCTGAGCTTCAACCTGGCCAGCCCCGAAAGTTCGGACAACCGACCGGTTTTCGCCCAGCTCATGCTCGACGAGGCGTTCTCCAAGTCCGACCCGCAGTTCGCGCAGCAGGCCCTGCAGGCGTTCCGCAAGTTCGGGTTCCAGTTGGTGATCGTGGCGACCGTGCAGAACGCGACGACGATCCAGCCCTACATCGACAGCGTGGTGATGGTGTCGAAGACGGAGCCGACGGGCCGCAACGCGCGCCCGGTCGCGACCGTCGCCACGCGGACGATCTCGGAGTTCTCCGCGCTGCGCCGGGAGATGCGGGAGAAGGTGCCGGCCGGCGTCTAGCGTTCGCGCGCCGCTTTGCGCCGAGTTCTACGCCAGGGCTGCGATCCGCGACTGATCGCGACCCTCATGTAGAACTCGGCGACCGGTAACGTGCCAAGCGTGAGCGAGTTGATCCTCACCGACGAGTTCCGGGAGGCGCTGGCGCTGCTGGCCGGCGGTCGCCACCTGTTCCTGACCGGTAAGGCGGGCACCGGCAAGTCGACGCTGATCCGGCGGTTCATGGCCGAGACCGAGCGCAACGTGGTGGTGGTTGCGCCGACGGGCATCGCGGCGCTCAACGTCGACGGCTACACCATCCACCGGCTGTTCGGGTTCCGCACCACGACCACCCTGCACGACGTCACCGGCGGTGAGTACCGACCGGGCCGGTTCGCCAAGACGCTGGCGTCGCTGCAGACGCTGATCATCGACGAGGCGTCGATGATGCGCGCCGACGTGTTCGACATGGTGGCCACCGCACTCGAGCGGTTCGGCCCGCAGCCGGGTGAGCCGTTCGGCGGGGTGCAGATCGTGCTCGTCGGCGACCTCTACCAGTTGCCTCCGGTGGTCGCCGACGGCGAAGAGGGTTACTTCACGAGCGTCTACGACACGCCGTACTTCTTCTCCGCCCGCAAGTTCTCCCGCGACGACTTCCCGACGATCTCGCTGACGACGGTGTTCCGGCAACTCGGTGATGACCGGATGACCGCGATCCTCAACGAGATTCGCGAGGGTGTGCTGCTCGGCCACGCGCAGGAGCAGCTCAACGCCCGCGCCGACAAAGATTTCGTGCCGCCCGACGACGAGTTCTGGCTGACGCTGGCGCCGACGAACCGGCTGGTGACCGCGCGCAACCGCCAGCAGCTCGAGCGGCTCGACGGCGACGAGATGCTGCACCGCGCCCGCGAGTCCGGCGACCTGTCGCTGTTCGACAAGCCGATCGAGGATGAGCTGCGTTTCAAGGTCGGCGCGCAGGTGATGATGCTCAACAACGACCAGGGCGACCGCTGGGTGAACGGCTCGATCGGCCGCGTCATCGGCGTCGGCTACGACCGCTACGGCGTCGTGGTGGAGATCGAGTTCGCCGACGGGACGTGCTCGGAGGTCACGCCGTTCACGTGGGAGGCGACGCGGCCGGTCATCGACGGCGGCTCGCTGCGGCGTGAGGTCATCGGGACGTTCACGCAGTTGCCGTTCAAGCTGGCGTGGGCAATCACGATCCACAAGAGCCAGGGGCAGACGCTGGAGCGTGTCGTCGTCGACCTGACCGGCGGCATGTTCTCGACGGGCCAGCTGTACGTCGCGTTGAGCCGCTGCACATCGCTGGCGGGGCTGGTGCTCAAACGCCCTGTGCTGCCGAAGGATCTGAAGACCGACCGGCGGATCGCGCGGTTCCTGCGCAGGTCGGTCGGCGGTGCGACGGCCCGCCGGTACTGCGCGATCGGCATGCTGACCGTCGGCGACGAGGGCCGGATGTCGCGGCCGCGGCCGGTGGAGCTGGCGGTGGTGTTCGACGACGGCACCGCGGTGTCAACATTGATCAACCCGCAGCGTGATCTGGCCGATGCGCGAAATGCGTACGGCATCACCGTGTCCGATGTGCTGCTGGCGCCGACGCTGCGCGAGGCGTGGGCGGTGATCGCGCCGATGCTGGCGGGATGCACCCCGGTCGGCCCCGGGGTGGACGAGACGCTGGGGTTGATCGACTTTGAGCTCAAACGCCTGGGCCATGTGGCGGTCATGCCGCTCGGCGTCGAGATGCGGCGCGTGCAGGTGTTCGGGCGCACAGCGCTGGAGCGGGCGCAGTCGGTTCTGGGGGCGTTGGCGTCGGCGACGGTCGAGGAGGGGTCGTCGGCGTTCGAGGAACCCGAACCGGCGGAGTCGGTTTCGGGTCTGCTGGTGACCCGCGATCCGGCCGTGCCGACGCCGACGGCCGACCATCTGCCGGGGCTGTCGGCGTTGCTGCGGATCAGCCGCGACGTGGGAGCGGTGCTGCTGGGGGCGACGGTGCACCGCGACCTCGATTCGTCGTGGGATGCGGCGGCGCGGTCGGCGGTGGCCGATCAGCTGCGCGCGGCGGCGAGCCGGGCCCTGTTGCCGGACGAGGTGGTGGCGCGGCTGCACAAGGCGTCGGAGCTGCTCGGTGTCGACGTGATGGCTGATATCGCGACGGTGGTCCGCCATGACATCAACGAG
The window above is part of the Mycolicibacterium rutilum genome. Proteins encoded here:
- a CDS encoding TA system VapC family ribonuclease toxin; its protein translation is MTTALLDANVLIALVVADHVHHDRAAEWLAASDLAIATCPITEGSLVRFLIRAGQTVAVAQEVVTTLAASDRHEFWPDSLSYAEIDTAGIIGHRQVTDAYLAALARSRTGRLATLDEGLAQLHSDVAILVTP
- a CDS encoding SDR family NAD(P)-dependent oxidoreductase, translating into MGQLDGKTALVTGGNSGIGLASGKRLAAEGAYVFITGRDRTRLDEAAATIGAQAVQSDISKPEDLDRLADEIAKHGKGLDILFANAGGGDFATLEQVTPRHYGDNFDRNVAGTVFTVQKMLPLLNEGASIVLTGSTAAAEGDAAFGLYAASKAAIRSLGRTWAAELAGRKIRVNTLIPGPVDTPGLAGLAPDEERQSLHDSLAAQTLMKRLGHPDEIAAAVLFLASDQSSFMTAASLVVDGGQIKL
- a CDS encoding antitoxin; this encodes MRTTIDLPDDLHKQALAIARDTRRSLSQTVADLMRRGLAAGGVSSLAKHPRTGLPVISVGTVVTSEDVRSLEDE
- a CDS encoding TetR/AcrR family transcriptional regulator; the encoded protein is MRARPPAGAAVLRPEKTEAIIAAFFGELGGCGYEGLTMDKVAERAGVGKAALYRRWHSKKEMLIDLVGRYATEAVLPPDTGSLAGDLRAVAEDAINVLKNPLVRNVIRALVAERRRSPDLDAVITEKFIEPRRAAGAAMFQRAMDRGEIAPDSDPEMAQDMFGGPLYFKGVILDEDFPTDFAQRLTDGVLRSLGAVRLTR
- a CDS encoding DUF3375 domain-containing protein, which translates into the protein MDDTADNGGLAAADLLELNRDLQSSPTIRLLATTNLSSYATLMERHLSDGVSTETELVVRLERDLDDLGHPDGQSGLALIKSWASQGWLHRIVDPRTDQNVCYLTQEARRALDFLRGMRRQDTIATGGSIQGIASRLKQVAIRVGSDPARVRKHIEAEIAALQAELDELDAGERPQPDVTDAYDEARAIALQMERLITDIGQYGTMIEQATAALDEPIDSNVAYRDRQRQMYADYQAAWDSQGRDSHRAFLRMINDPDQRAEFEADVAAVAEALPALDPALRKVMAGFFELVGHQIDEVERIQQRCAQRVKRFTAFGTLEQSRGVARQLNEAIGAARALLKSSLTDSRLDIDVPLARHAISSVGALSFKIGDLSNPKPAVAAEGEVDLTSFAALTTQVDAPAMSEMLNAAVSSGPVSLPEAVAMLDNAYLGHVIVLWSWALKQPNGVAAAGKSTTVRFRSLDGPDREIDVPDLLFTEPITTLAGVTQ
- a CDS encoding ribonuclease HI, which gives rise to MNSDTIDTTAPKPVARRRPADVVPARPRPVTTVAVVVAGRGGEARYSACSATRSWTGAVTVDSAETAILDVMRLVRAESPATARLRFVVQLPPRSTLWALRDEIPVLMPGVCIERPTLADDALMTAARTGLLRRPATQAPVTVATDGSVRGKVTGYGWLASTGEYGLMGFRHSRKQIGPRVVLVAELRAIAKAVQYLRGRDITVLSDSKLAIAMVQRWKAGDDVLPDGYSLIRESGKTPGLVTAQRMIYAERDRIHPVWVKAHTGEPLNEGADALARLASRYVLGDSGLDSAEYRRRAEDLAETFAAEFTRRRSA
- a CDS encoding ATP-binding protein, with translation MTEQFHLSRLQVINWGVFDGYHSIPFSAGGALIAGASGSGKSSLLDAISLGFLPFNRRNFNASGDNTAAGSSAGRRTVDKYVRGAWGQRSDGGTSRVMYLRGEGTAWSAVAVTYTGDSGRTVTGLVLKWLTGESRNDSSSRFVIGDGDLDIEDVCNRWAAGRFDTGVFKDGGWRFTTKVESQYLAQLYATIGIRASDAAQQLLGKAKSLKSVGGLEQFVRDFMLDEPESLARLPEALKQIDPLVEARELLAVAQRKRKILGDIDKIQQRYASESTDLGIIDLVDLPMVRAYTDHVRLAQCPGQIAQLDTTIEQLDNEYEDVTRSLNLAKAEADSLNAQISGSSASIGPLQSQVTAAETEAEQVSRRRGACEDMLTAQGLDVPETAEDFWNLREELLAEATELLAKVERNREASTDAEYAQKAARITRDDAAKELKRVEHVGSALPEFALVMREQISAAVGVDPSELPYIAELLDLRPDQTRWRTAVEKVLRGAGLRLLVPDQHWDAVLRFVNETNMRGRLQLHHVRARFLGAEPVDPEPNTLAGKLFAVDPAHPCAAEAVDVVTSAGDHVCVDTPDVFARFRRAVTDTGLYKDSDRLAVKDDRRPLKQSDYLYQGDVSAKINALTMDLAAAEEAYQKARRVADDIAAQRQQWRDRAAACKAICEQFPQWSQIDIETADGHADRLREQYELLMADHPDIEALNARADECWSQIQTLMTRRGAIQTRRDDLDARRTAVLELSERLSPAFVSEPLTELLTRYAAQLPVSLELLDPEPHRDALFTAIKKEREQLRESRRRSYDELARILNTFDTAFPDAIPNDSDNFDERVHDYVALCRHIDERELPEAYERMMRLVTEQAPDAILTLHRVAEQEARRIAEQIDRVNTGLGAVEFNRGTRLTLRATPRSLTAVSELTEIVRAISRRIAEVGLGDKQAILDQYADILRLRNRLASTAPEDKAWTRDALDVRNRFTFDCAEWDVSSDELIRTHSNAGDNSGGEQEKLMAFCLAGALSFNLASPESSDNRPVFAQLMLDEAFSKSDPQFAQQALQAFRKFGFQLVIVATVQNATTIQPYIDSVVMVSKTEPTGRNARPVATVATRTISEFSALRREMREKVPAGV
- a CDS encoding DUF4194 domain-containing protein, which produces MTAEPEVDFSSLPEVDQNARPPHQRRPRFDGDVSELPDRACWALQHLLTRRYISADADSDIYSWVLEYRDQLSVRLSELDLIMRIVDGTDVAFVEQARYESARGIKLLRREPLGTYDSILALHLAQMMRASGGQAVLISREEMHGLFSGVLNDTDRDAVTFAARIDGAIARLAGLEILRRSRDDEDSYTISPVITAIMTASVITELQQQFEQLLSGGAPAEEEPEND
- a CDS encoding nitroreductase/quinone reductase family protein, whose amino-acid sequence is MTAPNDLVIAEFRANGGAVVEAMGGHFKEVHLLLLHHTGTRTGRRYVTPLIYVADGDSYVLVGSNGGAAKEPAWVANLAAVPETVVEVGERTLTVRPTVLRAGPEWDRLHRLAVDYWPDLVEYQSHTDRTFPLVVLTPLTG